The nucleotide sequence GAAAACTAGCTAGTGAGATTCCGATCACATCTAGAAAAGATCTACCGATAGACGGTGAAGAGATACTGAAAATCAAACAAAAAGCACCAGGTGTCTGGTTAGGCAAGCTCCTGCACGAGATGGAAGAAAAAATCGTTAAGGGAGATCTTAGCCTATCAGAATCTGTGCTTAAGGATTGGGTAAAAAGGTGGGAGCCATAATGAAAGAAGCATTATTGCATATGCTTTCAGAAAACGAAGGAGAGTTTGTATCTGGTCAAGAGATCAGTAATAAACTCAGCTGTTCCAGAACGGCAATATGGAAGCACATATCAGAACTTCGTAAAAGCGGTTATACGATAGAAGCGGTACAAAAGAGGGGATACCGATTGGTTACTTCACCAAACCTAGTTACCGCAGAAGAAGTTTCATTATATACGGGCAACGGAACGTTCGGAAAGAAAATCACGTACAAATCCTCTGTCAAAAGTACGCAAGAGATCGCTCACAGTCTAGCAAGAGAAGGAGCAGCTGAAGGAAGCATCGTGCTTGCGGATGAACAAACAGGTGGAAGAGGAAGATTAGGAAGAGCTTGGCAGTCTCCAGCTGGGACTGGTGTGTGGATGAGCTTGATTCTAAAACCTAACATTCCTCTTCAAAAAGCGCCGCAGCTCACTTTGCTGATCGCGGTAGCAGCTTCAAAGGCGATCGAGAAAGTTACGGGTCTTGAAGCGGCTATCAAATGGCCGAACGACATTTTAATCAATGGCAAAAAGACTGCAGGCATCTTAACAGAGCTTCAGGCAGAAGCGGATTCCATCCATTCGGTTATCGTAGGAATCGGGATGAACGTCAATCAGGAAAGTAAGCATTTTTCTGATGAAATC is from Fictibacillus sp. b24 and encodes:
- a CDS encoding biotin--[acetyl-CoA-carboxylase] ligase translates to MGAIMKEALLHMLSENEGEFVSGQEISNKLSCSRTAIWKHISELRKSGYTIEAVQKRGYRLVTSPNLVTAEEVSLYTGNGTFGKKITYKSSVKSTQEIAHSLAREGAAEGSIVLADEQTGGRGRLGRAWQSPAGTGVWMSLILKPNIPLQKAPQLTLLIAVAASKAIEKVTGLEAAIKWPNDILINGKKTAGILTELQAEADSIHSVIVGIGMNVNQESKHFSDEIAQIATSLSIEGGQTYKRAEIIGVLLQEIEMLYHQYLEKGFGVIKLLWEARAFSLGKRITARSVSGSITGYAKGITEEGVLLLEDDMGQVHSIYSADIEIPSP